The Ralstonia pseudosolanacearum genome includes the window GAATCGCTGTGCGACCGCATCGCCATGCTCAAGTTCGGCGAGGTGGTGGCGCTGGACCGCACCGCCAACCTGCTGTCGCAGTTCGCCGGGCTGCAGCTCGTGCTGAGCTTTGCCCACGGAGCGCTGCCGGCGTCGCTGGAAGGGCTGCGCATGCCGGGCAACCACGGCGAGCGCGGCGTGCGGCTGCGCCTGTCGGGCTACGGCGAAGTCGAGCAGATGCTTTCCACCTGCCGCCAGGCCGGCTGCGAGATCGACGACATGGAGATCGCCAAGGCCGACCTGGAAGACGTGTTCGTGCAGATCATGCGGCGCGAGGGCGGCATGCCCGCCGCGCCGGGCGTGCCGGCGATTCCCGATTCCGCGCTGGAGCCCGCCGCATGAGCGCCATTCCGCAGATTCGCCCGGGCCGCTGGACCGGCTTCCGCACGCTGCTGTACAAGGAAGTGCTGCGCTTCTGGAAGGTCAGCTTCCAGACCGTGGCCGCGCCGGTGCTGACCGCGCTGCTGTACCTGCTGATCTTCGGCCACGTGCTGGAAGACCACGTGCAGGTGTTCGGCCAGATCAGCTATACCGCCTTCCTGATTCCCGGCCTGGTGATGATGAGCGTGCTGCAGAACGCGTTCGCCAACAGCTCGTCGTCGCTGATCCAGTCGAAGATCACGGGCAACCTGGTGTTCATCATGCTGCCGCCGCTGTCGCACTGGGAGATGTTCGGCGCGTACGTGGTCGCCTCGGTGATCCGCGGGCTGGCGGTGGGCGCGGGCGTGCTCGTCGTGACGGCGTGGTTTGCCCACCTGCACTTCGCGCAGCCGCTGTGGATCATCGTTTTCGCCATCCTGGGCGCGGCCGTGCTCGGGACGCTGGGGCTGATCGCCGGCATCTGGGCCGAGAAGTTCGACCAGCTCGCGGCGTTCCAGAATTTCCTGATCGTGCCGGCCACCTTCCTGGCGGGCGTGTTCTATTCGATCCATTCGCTGCCGCCGTTCTGGCAGGCGGTGTCCCACGCCAACCCGTTCTTCTACATGATCGACGGCTTCCGCTACGGCTTCTTCGGGGTGTCCGATGTGCCGGTGGCGATCAGCCTCGGCGTGATGGTGATCGCGCTGGTCGTGGTGGGGGGGATCGCCCTGCAGATGCTCCGCACGGGCTACAAGCTGCGCCATTGATGCGTCGATAACAAACCAAGACGCACCACCCTAACGTTTCTGGAGAAGGGAAGGCCATGTTGCCCA containing:
- a CDS encoding ABC transporter permease encodes the protein MSAIPQIRPGRWTGFRTLLYKEVLRFWKVSFQTVAAPVLTALLYLLIFGHVLEDHVQVFGQISYTAFLIPGLVMMSVLQNAFANSSSSLIQSKITGNLVFIMLPPLSHWEMFGAYVVASVIRGLAVGAGVLVVTAWFAHLHFAQPLWIIVFAILGAAVLGTLGLIAGIWAEKFDQLAAFQNFLIVPATFLAGVFYSIHSLPPFWQAVSHANPFFYMIDGFRYGFFGVSDVPVAISLGVMVIALVVVGGIALQMLRTGYKLRH